One Drechmeria coniospora strain ARSEF 6962 chromosome 01, whole genome shotgun sequence genomic region harbors:
- a CDS encoding alpha-ketoglutarate-dependent sulfonate dioxygenase, producing the protein MAHDKVGTGGGLKAEPPQLKGVLSQFTSRLVTPMVGTEFPDANVAEWLRAPNSDDLIRDLAITTSRRGAVFFRAQTDLTDDLQKELIQRMGQLSGKPSESHLHIHPLVHGNADDDPNVNIITSDRSKGAALDIFRIQAERLLGTRGSWHADISYESHPSDYSSLKVVQAPATGGDTMWVSSYGLLERISPAYRRFLEGLTVTMAQTQYAVTCREKGIEIYTEPRGSPGNTGSELSAVHPMVRTNPVTGWKALFGIGGDFKRVNELLPDESRRLQDWLLQLIVENHDLQLRHQWRNPYDVAIWDNRSVFHSAILDHAGMGPRTGHRVVGIGERTFFDPSSKLRSEALAEEEANGRGNCRLP; encoded by the exons ATGGCTCACGATAAAGTCGGGACTGGAGGCGGCCTGAAGGCGGAACCGCCCCAGCTCAAGGGTGTGCTCTCCCAGTTCACATCCAGACTCGTCACGCCGATGGTTGGAACCGAGTTTCCGGACGCCAACGTGGCAGAATGGCTTCGGGCTCCAAACTCTGACGATCTCATTCGGGATCTTGCCATCACCA CTTCGAGGCGTGGTGCCGTCTTCTTCCGCGCCCAAACCGACCTCACCGACGACCTGCAAAAGGAACTCATCCAGCGCATGGGCCAGCTCTCGGGCAAGCCGAGCGAGTCGCACCTTCACATCCATCCGCTGGTGCACGGCAACGCCGATGACGACCCGAACGTGAACATCATCACCTCGGACAGGTCCAAGGGTGCGGCGCTGGACATCTTCAGGATTCAGGCCGAGAGACTCCTGGGCACGCGTGGCAGCTGGCACGCCGACATCAGCTACGAATCGCACCCATCCGATTATTCGTCCCTGAAGGTGGTCCAGGCACCAGCAACAGGGGGCG ACACCATGTGGGTGTCCTCGtacggcctcctcgagcgcaTCTCACCGGCGTACCGTCGATTCCTCGAGGGCCTGACGGTGACAATGGCGCAGACGCAATACGCCGTGACCTGTCGGGAAAAGGGGATTGAGATCTACACAGAGCCGCGGGGCAGCCCTGGCAACACTGGGTCGGAGCTCAGCGCGGTGCACCCGATGGTGCGGACGAACCCGGTGACTGGATGGAAGGCCTtgttcggcatcggcggcgattTCAAGCGAGTGAACGAGCTGCTGCCAGACGAGAGCCGCCGGCTGCAGGACTGGCTGTTGCAGCTGATTGTCGAGAATCACGACCTGCAGTTGCGTCATCAGTGGAGGAACCCGTACGACGTCG CCATCTGGGACAACCGGTCGGTGTTCCACAGCGCGATTCTGGATCACGCCGGCATGGGCCCGCGCACTGGCCatcgcgtcgtcggcatcggagAGCGTACCTTTTTCGACCCATCCAGCAAGCTAAGGAGCGAGGCtttggccgaggaggaggccaacGGCAGGGGCAACTGCAGACTTCCGTAG
- a CDS encoding electron transfer flavoprotein alpha-subunit, with the protein MVMAPSKEVAVAGSNAMDSVDPDQTLKASKALLAHIKKAAKESSGESSKKNLLDDEDDEDLSDMPIWLTLTTKRHITDKARLQPGKIPLPHSLNGDGQPTTICAIVADPQRAYKNVIGSEEFPAALAKRITRVIDFSKLKAKYGQYEAQRKLFSEHDIFLADERIINRLPKVLGKTFYKTSLKRPIPVALEAKRRKVDGKRPKRDKTNEDDLNVGTAADIAKEVEKALSSALVSLSPSTNTAVRVGYAAWTAQQIAENVEVVTKALVEKWVPQKWRNVKSVHIKGPTTAALPIWLTDELWLDDMDVIADEAGSAQALEKANVGKKRKSLEGARPETDSPAAKKAKKAAPKTEGDDEVLDQQIAKRKASLRKQKAAAKKAIE; encoded by the exons ATGGTCATGGCGCCGTCAAAAgaagtcgccgtcgccggctctAATGCCATGGACTCTGTCGACCCCGATCAG ACCCTCAAGGCTTCCAAGGCTCTCCTCGCCCACATCAAGAAGGCGGCAAAGGAGAGCAGCGGGGAATCAAGCAAGAAGAacctgctcgacgacgaggacgacgaagaccTTTCCGACATGCCCATCTGGCTGACGCTCACGACGAAGCGCCACATCACCGACAAGGCGCGCCTGCAGCCAGGCAAGATTCCGTTGCCGCATTCGCTCAACGGCGACGGTCAGCCGACGACCATTTGCGCCATCGTCGCGGACCCCCAGCGTGCGTACAAGAACGTCATCGGCTCCGAAGAGTTCCCCGCCGCGCTCGCCAAGCGCATCACGCGCGTCATCGACTTTTCCAAACTCAAGGCCAAGTACGGCCAGTACGAGGCCCAGCGCAAGCTCTTCTCCGAGCATGAcatcttcctcgccgacgagcgcatCATCAACCGGCTGCCCAAGGTGCTCGGCAAGACGTTCTACAAGACGTCCCTCAAGCGGCCGATACCGGTCGCGTTGGAGGCCAAGCGACGAAAGGTGGACGGCAAGCGGCCGAAGCGCGACAAGAcgaacgaggacgacctcAACGTCGGCACCGCGGCCGACATTGCGAAGGAAGTGGAAAAGGCGCTAAGCTCCGCTCTCGTCAgcctctcgccgtcgacaaacACGGCCGTCCGTGTCGGTTACGCGGCTTGGACGGCCCAGCAGATCGCCGAGAACGTCGAAGTGGTGACCAAGGCTCTCGTCGAGAAATGGGTGCCGCAGAAGTGGCGCAACGTCAAAAGCGTTCACATCAAGGGTCCCACAACGGCCGCCCTGCCCATCTGGCTGACGGACGAGCTATGgctcgacgacatggacgttatcgccgacgaggccggctcgGCACAGGCTCTGGAGAAGGCCAACGTGGGCAAGAAGCGCAAGTCCCTCGAGGGTGCTCGTCCGGAAACGGATTCGCccgcggccaagaaggcgaagaaggctGCACCTAAgaccgagggcgacgacgaagtgCTCGATCAGCAGATCGCCAAGCGCAAGGCATCGTTGCGGAAACAAAAGGCGGCAGCCAAGAAGGCGATTGAGTGA
- a CDS encoding palmitoyl protein thioesterase — MRLPSALQLLSAGALLHGALATPTSHPTLDDDDGKEDDTPLPLVIWHGLGDTFNSEGMQQVAALAESIHPGTFVYTISLAEQDPNADRSATFMGNVTAQLESVCAALAGHPILSTAPAVDAIGFSQGGQFLRGYIERCNAPRVRTLVTFGSQHNGIVEFKTCGDRDYLCRGAMALLRFNTWSSFVQSRLVPAQYYRDPSPDSYHSYLENSNFLADINNEREQKSEVYRKNIAGLTNFVMYMFEDDTTVIPRQTAWFHEVNDTRVIPLRERTMYKEDWLGLRALDKKGGLHFRSITGDHMQIPMQVLNDTMVEFFGPRRSRAETPSDLLVDEL, encoded by the coding sequence ATGCGCCTGCCGTCTGCTCTCCAGCTCCTCTCAGCTGGTGCCCTCCTTCACGGCGCCCtcgcgacgccgacctccCATCCTAcgctcgacgatgacgacggcaaggaggaCGATACGCCCCTCCCCCTCGTCATCTGGCACGGTCTCGGCGACACCTTCAACAGCGAGGGCATGCAGCaggtcgccgccctcgccgagtccATCCACCCGGGCACCTTTGTCTACACCAtctcgctcgccgagcaggacCCCAACGCCGACCGCAGCGCCACCTTCATGGGCAACGTGACGGCCCAGCTCGAATCCGtctgcgccgccctcgccggccatCCGATCCTCTCCACGgcgcccgccgtcgatgccatcGGCTTCTCTCAGGGCGGCCAGTTCCTCCGCGGCTACATCGAGCGCTGCAATGCGCCCCGCGTCCGTACCCTCGTCACCTTTGGCAGCCAGCacaacggcatcgtcgagttCAAGACGTGCGGCGACAGGGACTACCTCTGCCGCGGTGCCATGGCCCTGCTGCGCTTCAACACCTGGAGCAGTTTCGTCCAGAGCCGGCTCGTGCCGGCCCAGTACTACCGCGATCCGTCGCCCGACAGCTACCACTCGTACCTCGAAAACTCCaacttcctcgccgacatcaACAACGAGCGCGAGCAAAAGAGCGAAGTGTACAGGAAGAACATTGCCGGCCTGACCAACTTcgtcatgtacatgttcgaGGACGACACGACCGTCATTCCCCGCCAGACCGCCTGGTTCCACGAGGTCAACGACACGCGCGTCATTCCCTTGCGCGAGCGGACCATGTACAAGGAGGACTGGCTCGGCCTGCGTGCGCTCGACAAGAAGGGCGGCCTCCATTTCCGCTCCATCACGGGAGACCACATGCAGATTCCGATGCAGGTGCTCAACGACACCATGGTCGAGTTCTTTGGGCCCCGCAGGAGCAGGGCCGAGACGCCGTCTGACTTGCTCGTGGACGAGCTGTAA
- a CDS encoding lysosomal protective protein precursor: protein MRTGRLLLAGAGLAAAQFPFKPDGLTVLRSKFHENVTISFKEPGICETTVGVKSYAGHVHLPPGFLDDVRGEPQNYPVNTFFWFFEAREDPANAPLAIWLNGGPGASSLMGLLQENGPCFVDADSESTIPNPWSWNRHVNMLYVDEPNQVGLSYNTPTNVTVLLSDKGSRVVPTDFGGGSPSTLNLTTRAGTVSSQNPSNTVNSTAQAAHALWHFAQTFFFEFPHYKPNDDRVSLWAESYGGHYGPGFFRFFQQQNERIRNGTIEAKGAHPIHLDTLGIVNGMIDAVIQEEAYISFPFNNTYDIQVFDRSTYDELMHNFTRPGGCREQLTACQEKLAGFDAATINGMAADQRPDVCKIAPWCDMPAIRAYLEKREAGWFDIGHPLNDPFPPPHIYGYMTQSSVLSALGSPVNFSAVSEIVGANFASTRDEVHGGFLDAIAYLLDTGVKVHLLYGDRDYACNWVGGERASLAVPFSAIDQFRIAGYAPLVTAEGVAGMTRQWGNYSFTRVFQAGHEVPSYQPSAAYEIFMRATFNRDIPTGLIPVQDGLSTIGPLDTWHIKNSKPISPKPKCYILAPETCTPEVWSMVEAGEVDVKDFFVQDGQGMAGDEEL, encoded by the exons GCTGGTCACGTCCATCTGCCGCCGGGCTTCCTCGATGACGTCCGTGGCGAGCCTCAGAATTACCCGGTCAACAC CTTCTTCTGGTTCTTCGAGGCGAGAGAGGATCCAGCCAACGCGCCCCTCGCCATCTGGCTCAATGGCGGCCCTGGTGCCTCGTCCCTCATGGGCCTCTTGCAGGAGAACGGTCCCTGcttcgtcgatgccgactcGGAGTCGACGATTCCAAACCCGTGGAGTTGGAACAGACACGTCAACATGCTctacgtcgacgagcccaaCCAGGTCGGCCTCTCGTACAACACGCCCACCAACGTTACCGTCCTGCTCAGCGACAAAGGCAGCCGGGTGGTGCCGACAGActttggcggcggcagcccgTCGACGCTGAACCTCACGACCCGAGCCGGCACCGTCTCGAGCCAGAACCCATCCAACACGGTCAACAGCACGGCCCAGGCGGCGCACGCCTTGTGGCACTTTGCCCAGACTTTCTTCTTCGAGTTCCCTCACTACAAGCCCAACGACGACCGTGTGAGCCTCTGGGCCGAGAGCTACGGCGGCCACTACGGCCCCGGCTTCTTTCGCTTCTTCCAGCAGCAGAACGAGCGTATCCGCAACGGCACCATCGAGGCGAAGGGTGCACACCCGATCCATCTCGATaccctcggcatcgtcaacggGATGATCGACGCCGTCATTCAGGAGGAGGCCTACATCAGCTTCCCTTTCAATAAC ACATATGACATCCAGGTCTTTGATCGGTCCACCTACGACGAGCTGATGCACAACTTCACCCGCCCTGGTGGCTGTCGGGAACAGCTCACGGCCTGTCAGGAGaagctcgccggcttcgacgcgGCGACCATCAATGGCATGGCGGCGGATCAAAGGCCCGACGTGTGCAAGATCGCGCCCTGGTGCGACATGCCGGCCATTCGAGCCTACCTAGAAAAACGTGAGGCCGGTTGGTTCGACATCGGCCATCCCCTGAACGACCCCTTTCCGCCTCCTCACATTTACGGCTACATGACCCAGTCGTCCGTCCTCTCGGCTCTTGGCTCGCCCGTCAACTTCAGTGCCGTATCCGAAATCGTAGGCGCCAACTTTGCCAGCACTCGCGACGAGGTTCAcggcggcttcctcgacgccatAGCCTACCTGCTCGACACCGGCGTCAAGGTCCACCTCCTCTACGGCGACCGGGACTACGCCTGCAACtgggtcggcggcgagcgcgcCTCCCTTGCCGTTCCCTTCTCCGCCATCGACCAGTTCCGCATCGCCGGCTACGCACCTCTGGTCACCGCCGAAGGTGTCGCCGGCATGACCCGCCAGTGGGGCAACTACAGCTTCACCCGCGTCTTCCAGGCCGGCCACGAGGTACCCTCCTAtcagccgtcggcggcctaCGAAATCTTCATGCGCGCCACCTTCAACCGTGACATCCCGACGGGCCTCATCCCGGTCCAGGACGGCCTGTCGACCATCGGCCCGCTAGACACCTGGCACATCAAGAACAGCAAGCCTATATCGCCGAAGCCCAAGTGTTACATCCTCGCGCCCGAGACGTGCACTCCCGAAGTGTGGAGCatggtcgaggccggcgaggtaGACGTCAAGGACTTCTTCGTCCAGGATGGCCAGGGCATGGCCGGGGACGAGGAACTGTAA